In the genome of Chloroflexota bacterium, the window GTACGCGGGCAGGGCGCGACCGCGAAAGAGGCGCGTGTCACAGGTGGGGGGATGCTTGACCCTGGCTCCTAACCCCAGTAATACTAGCCCACAACGCTAATCGGGGAAGTCAACCTGGTGCAGTCAACCCACACCCCACTGCGACTAGAACGGCAGCGCAGACTCCGGCGTGCCTACTCGACAGATCTGGGGACCATGTTCATCGGGACTGCCGAGCAGGCGTTCAAGAGCTCCCGGTTCGAGAAGTATCTCTCCTCAGCCCAGCTGATCTTCACCTCCCCCCCGTTTCCACTCAACAGAAAGAAGGCATACGGGAACCTAACGGGCGAAGCCTACGTTGATTGGCTTGCCAGCTTCGCTGTCCAGTTCAAGAGGTACCTACGCGAGGACGGCTCAATCGTCATCGAGATTGGCAACGCCTGGGAACAGGGTCGTCCCACAATGTCAACGCTGGCCCTAGAGGCGCTTTTAAGGTTTCGCAAAGAAGGAGACCTATTCCTGTGCCAGCAGTTTGTTTGCGCCAATCCGGCGCGGCTTCCGTCTCCAGCACAATGGGTCAACGTAGATCGAACCCGCCTCAAGGATGCCTTCACAAATGTGTGGTGGATGTCCCCAACGGAACGACCCAAGGCAGACAACCGTAGGGTATTGTCGCCTTATAGTTCTGCAATGCAAGGGCTCTTGCGA includes:
- a CDS encoding site-specific DNA-methyltransferase → MFIGTAEQAFKSSRFEKYLSSAQLIFTSPPFPLNRKKAYGNLTGEAYVDWLASFAVQFKRYLREDGSIVIEIGNAWEQGRPTMSTLALEALLRFRKEGDLFLCQQFVCANPARLPSPAQWVNVDRTRLKDAFTNVWWMSPTERPKADNRRVLSPYSSAMQGLLRTQQYNAGKRPSEHSIGAQSFLTDNGGAIPSNVITVSNTSAADPYQQYCRDNGIPLHPARMPSRLAKFFIEFLTEPGDLVIDPFGGSNVTGAAAESLGRQWVTIEPVELYAAASKSRFVHADAN